TTATATGGATGGAGCCAGCTTACAAATATATGGGCTCTAACTGCACTGGAAAATTCCATCATGGTCATTGTAACATCGGGGATGTTTTTGTTTAGATAAGTACCCTGGTGACATGATATTTTTATGGGCATCTCATTTAGAAGCATAAGTATGATTGATATGTCATGAGGGGCAAAGCTCCATAAAATATTTTCTTCTGTTCTAAATTTCCCCAAATTCAGACGATTTGAATATATATATTGTATTTGACCTAATTCTCCGTGATTTATCATTTGCTTCAGTTTCTTTATTGCAGGATGATAATGGAGAATGTGTCCCACCATTAATATATTCTTATTTTCGCTTGCTATTTTAACAAGTTCTTTTCCTTCGTTGACATCAAGTGAAAGAGGCTTTTCAACAAAGACATCTTTCCCACATTTCAAAGCTTCTTTAACCATTTTGTAATGTAAAATTGCAGGGGTAGAAATAACAACTCCTTTTATCTCATTATCTTCGATAATATCTTGAAATGAAGTAGTTGTCTTAACTTCAGGATACTTTAATTTGTACTCATTTAGCATAACCTCATCCAAATCACAAATAGTTTTAAGGGCATTTAAGTCATGAAAATTTCTGACTAAATTTTTTCCCCAATAACCACTACCAACAACTGCAATTTTTGTTTTCATAAGCATAACCTTTATATTTTGAGTATTATGAATGATATGATCTTCATTAATCTGATATCTATAATTTGCTCTTTAATATGTTGATAATTCAAATTGCTATTGTAAATCTTCTTAACACTTTTAATATATAATCATATTCTTATTATTCACAAATAATGAGATTATAGATTCTAAATTGAAGATATTACTAACAATGAAAAACTAAATTGTTAGCCTTTCCTCCACATATTATCCAAGAAAATTATTTGAGTTTATAATTTTTTAACAATCTGAAACCAAAGATTTTGTATAGAAAAATTTTCCACTAGGTGTTTTTGGTATTTCTAAAACACAATTCCATTCAATATTGCAATTTTGACCCATTACCAATTTTATTTTTTCAATTATATTCTTTTTTGCAGTTTCATTCAATAAATCGGTTACAACTAAAATTTGCACATCTCTATAATCTCTTTGTATAAACTGAAATTGACTAATTGAACCTTGACTGCAATATAGGCCAATTAGGTGTATAAAATATTCTCCAGCAATTACAGTTCCATCTTCCAAGATGAAATGTTCAGTGATTCTACCATCAACTTTTTTTAGTGTTGGCAATACGCTTCCACATTTACATTTTTTAGGCCCTAAAGTTGCCATATCGCCATTTTGATATCTTAAAAGAGGCATAGAATAGTTAAAAAGATTTGTAATGATAACTTTTCCTGTTTTTGATGTTGAAACGGGTTTGTTGTTTTTATCAACAATTTCTATCAGATTAGGAGGAAGTATATGCATTAAACCTTCTTTACATTCACCTGCTAAATTACTTACTTCTCTAGAACCATAAAAATCAAATATTTTTGTTCCAAATGTTTCTTCTATTAATTTTCTCATTTCACTATTTAAGGTTTCTGCCGAACCTACAAGCACTTTAGGTGAGTAAATCTTGGTTTTTTTTCTTTGAATATGTTTACATAATTCATATAAAGAACCAGAATAACCTCTTATAATATCCGGTTTGTAAGAGTTTATTTTTTTAATATATTTATCCATGTCTTCAGTTGACATCTTATAACTGTTCAAAATAATTGTGTTAGTTATCCAATTAAACATTTTAGATTTTAATCCGATATTTCCTTTAAAAACATCTCTTTCAGATCCCCAAATAATTATCTTTTTTACATAGGGCTCCTCAATGTTCAAGATATTCTTATAATAATAGTAATTTGAGGCAGATGCATATTCAGAATAACGATAATCTTGAATAAATCTTATAGGTTCTCCGGTAGAACCTCCAGAATAGTTATAACGCCATTTTCTTTCATTATAGTCTTTAGAAATCAACTTTTTTTCATTATTTCTTATATTTTCTTTGTTGAGAATGGTTAAATTATTAAATTTATTTAAATCAACTTCTCTTCCGTTTGATAAGCTTATTTCATTAAAAATATTTTTGTAATAAGGAACATTATTATAAGAATGTAAAATTAAATTTTTAAGAGATTTGTCTCTAAATGTGATTAAGTCCTCTTGTGATTTAATATTATTAATCTCTTGGTATGTATTATCCGAAAAATTCCCTAAAGTGTTTTTCAACGTTTTGTAGATGAATGTTTTAACCATACAAATCTTTTTTTTATTTCAATTATTAAAATATTTCATTTAATAGCATAATTGATTTTCATCAATTAAAATTCAATATAATTATAATCAATTTTAATATTTATTATAAATTTTTTCAAGAATAGATAGCAACAATTCACGGTGAGATTCACATCTAATCAAGTTTAATTTTGTACTCACTGAATTTTTTGAAATAAAAACTTTAACAGGTATTATCTTTGAAAAAATCCCAATTAATAAATTTTTTGGTAAATAATTAAAAATCAAAATATTCTTTTCTTGAACAGCACAAAAATTATTCCACTCTTTTTCGTATTTAATTTGATCATTTAAATTTGATTTATAATTCTCTATTTTTTCAATAAAGATTTTTTTTTCTTTATCTTCAAGTATTTTAACACCCCCCTCTTCTATGGACTGACGATATGGAATAAGATTTAATGATTTTAATTTTTTGTTTTCTACATTAAAGTCCATAAGAACTGCGTAACCCTCGCACCAACCGGGTAATGGATTAATCTTGTCAAAAATAATATTTCCTAAGCTATAAATAATTGGTTTATCTTTATAGAATTCGTATGCCCCGGGAACATGAGGGTGATGACAAATAATTCCATCAACACCACAATCTATAAAATATTGGCAGACTTTTCTTAAACCCGGACGTGGATATTGGAAATATTCATTTCCGCCGTGTATTGTAACAAACACAAGATCAGAATCTTTCTGAGCTTTTTTAATTTGATAAGTAGTATCAATGGGATCTAATGGTGCAGCACCAGCAGTTAAATTGTTGGCAATACAGAATTCGTGTTCTGCAACAGCAACTATTGCTATTTTGATACCCTTTCTTTTGATAATAAGTGGTTTTTGTGCATCTTCAATATTCTTGCCAACACCAACATATTTCAAATTATATTTTTTGCATGATTTTATCGTTTCTAGAAGACCGCCCTCGCCATGATCATTTATATGGTTATTAGCCAAACCAATAACGTCGAATCCTGCTTGTGATAATGATTTTAAACACTTAGGATTGACTTTTATCACTGGACCACTTTTCAAAATAGGATTATTTACATTACACGCTGGTGCTTCTAAGTTTATGAATGATATGTCAGCTTTATTAATATCTTTAACAAGTTCTCCAAACACGTCTGAACCTTTCTTAATAACCATTTTTTCGAAACGTTTGATTGGGGCAAAATCACCACAAAATATCAATGAAACCATTTAATCACCTTATTGTATTTTTTAAGTTAACTCATCATATCCATTAATAAGGATTTGCATTACTTGGGATTATGAATTTTAGGGAATTCTTTTATTTAATAATTATAATTCTTAAACTTGTTAATGGATGTATAGTTTTCGGGTTTAGAATAAACTTTAACATAAAAATATCAACACCCAATAATTTTATAGTCCCATTGAATCGAAAATAATATTTAAATCAATCTTTAAAGTAAGTGTAGATGAATTTTAAAAAATAAAATTTGAATATATTATTTTGATTACAAAAATAAAAATTAGGTGCAGAAATGTATCAAAAAATATTAGAGAAGATTAAAAACAAGAAATCAACCATTTGTGTTGTGGGATTGGGCTATGTTGGCCTCCCAACAGCCATATTCTTTGCAGAAAATGGTTTTAATGTAATTGGGGTAGATGTTAATGAGAAGAAACTTAACATGATAAATAAGGGGATTTCACCTTTAGGGGAGCTGGGTTTAGATGAAAGGCTCCTTAAAGTTGTTCAAGATAAAAAATTGGTCGCTAAATCAAACCTCACAGGTGCTACTCGAAAATCTAATATTATTTTACTTATTGTACCAACACCAGTAACTTCATCCAAAGATCCTGACTTATCTTACATAATATCTGCTGGTAGAGATATTGTCAAAGGGCTGGATAGGGGCAAATTGGTTGTATTGGAATCAACTGTTTATCCGGGTGTAACTGAAGAAACTCTTCAACCTATTTTGGAATCTCAAGGACTTAAAGCGGGTGTAGATTTTGGGTTGGCATATTGTCCTGAACGTTACAATCCTGGAGATGATGCACATTCTCTTGAGAAAGTAGCTCGTGTAATTGGAGGTATAACTCCAGAATGGGCTGACATTACTCATAAACTTTATCAATTCATCATTGATGAAGAAATAACAGTTTTACGTAATATTAAAACTGCTGAAGCTGCTAAGGTTATTGAAAACACCCAGCGTGATTTGAATATTGCTTTGATGAATGAACTGGCCATGATCTTTGAAAAGATTGGTATTGATGTTATGGAAGTTATTGAAGGTGCCAGTACCAAATGGAACTTCAACGCTTACTACCCTGGTGGTGGAGTAGGTGGACATTGTCTACCCGTAGATCCTTATTACTTGGTTAAAAAGGCTAAAGAACTGGGATATCACTCTAAAGTTATAGCTGCGGGTCGCACTATCAATGATTACATGCCAAAGCATGTTTTTGGACTGGTAACTGATGCTCTTAATGATAATGAGCGACCAGTCAAAAATTCAAAAGTGGTTGTGTTAGGTTTATCCTATAAAGAGAATGTGGGTGATGCTCGTGAATCGCCATCTGCAGAGTTAATCCATGAACTCGAGCATAATCAAGCACAAATCACAATAGTGGACCCTTATATTCAAGAAACAGCAGTTTCCGGCATACTGGAAAGTGATGTATACACTGCACTAGAAGATGCTGATGCTATGGTGCTTATGACTGCTCACCATGAATTCAGGGATATCGACTTTGAAAAAGTAAAAAATCTAATGAAAATCCCCATTATCATTGATGCCCGGCGAATATATAACCCTGAGAAATTAAGAAAAATGGGATTCTATTACAGTGGAGTTGGAGCAGTAAACAACTCCCATTAATTCCTCATCAAATTTATTTTAAAATTTTAATATATACTTCTTAAAAATAGATTGGGGTATGAATTTTTTCGTGATTAGACATTATTGATGATTTTTTTATCACTTTTTTGTTGCAAAAAATTTGATAACATTCTCCAGATCCTTTTTGAAATCATTACTGGGACTGTATCCATGTGATGTTATTTTATCGATATCTGCCATGGAGTGTTTAACATCCCCTGATCGGGGGTCAGTGTATTCAGGGTTAACATCCACTTTTAATAGATCACCCATCATACCAGTTAGTTCATTAAGTGTGGTTCTTCTGCCGCATGCTACATTGTAAACTCCCTGCATATTTGTTTCACATGCTAGGATATTTGCCTGAACCACATTCTTCACGTAAGTGAAATCCCGGCTCTGCTCCCCGTCACCAAATATAACCGGGGATTCTCCATTCATAATCGCTGTTATAAATTTGGGAATGACTGCTGCGTAGTGGGAGTTAGGATCCTGCCTTGGTCCAAATACATTGAAGTAGCGCAGACAGACTGTATTCAATCCATAAATATCTTTGAAATTTTGGCAGTACAACTCACCAGTGGCTTTAGTAGTAGCATAAGGAGATTTGGGATTTAGTGGCATGGTTTCAACCTTTGGCAGTACTGGTGTGTCTCCATACACTGATGATGAAGATGCACAAACCACCTTCTTCACATCACAATCACGGGCTGCTATAAGAACCTTCAGGGTCCCTGTAACGTTTGCTTCATTGGACCTTAATGGATCCCGCACACTCCTAGGAACACTGGGTAATGCTGCTTGGTGTAGTACATAATCTGCGCCCTCAAAGATTTCATGAAGATCAATGGCTGTTATGTCTCCCATTATTAAGCTTATTTGGTCAAGATCGAAGTTTTCAATATTTTTATGTTTTCCTGTGGCCTCGTTATCCACTATGAAAACCTGATTATCCGGGTATAATTCTTCCACTATGTGGGATCCTATAAATCCCAGTCCACCAGTTACTACCACTTTTTTGTTTTTAATAATACCAATCTCCGCTTTAATAAAATTTTAGTCAGTTTAAAACTTTTTAAATCTTCTTTCATTAAATTTATCGTTTATATTGTATTTATTAACTCAAAAAATGTTCAATATATCCAGAACTATGAGTTTAGTTTAATATGTATTGTAATTTATTTAATTAAATTCTTTTTTTGTATCGATAATTCTATTCTATTATTAGGGTATTGTTGTTCTTATCTGGTTGTTCTTATCTGGGACACATTTTCTTGGATAGAGTAAGTTGTAAGTCTAAAAATAAGTAGTAAATCTTAAGGGGTTTTTTAATTTTTTCCTCAAGCTTCAATTTGAGTATTCACATACCTAAAAATTGAATCAATGGATATAATAACACATTAAAAGTTCAAAAACCCTCTAATTCCACAAGTGTCATGATTTAAAGTCACATATTTATAATACTACCGACAAATTGTCATGGTAAATCTATTTATTAAATGGGAGGCTTTATTTGGAGAATCTAATCAACAGGGGACAGTTAAAAAAAGAATTATACACGTTCTTAGCCATCACTTTTATAGCAACCTATCTTCTTCAGTTTTATATTTATCATATTGCTGGTTACATACCCTCTCCACCATCACAGGTGTGGAGTACCACCCTGGCATTGAGCATGTTCATACCTGCAACCAGTGCCATTATTTGCATGATCTACTTTAAATCCCGGGCACTCACCAGAGAAGTTAAAATAGTATTCACATTTTTCATCCTTTACGCAGTTCTATTTGCCTATGAAAACTACTGCGGACCAGTTATGGGGAGTGTGATGAATTTACCTGCTCTTTCAACCATCATTGCAGTTGTTGGAATGATAACCGTAATCGTGCTGAACCTGAAAAAGAAGACTCGGGAAGGTCTGTCTGCTTCAAAACTATCCTTCGGTTGCAATCGTAAATACTACCTTATTTTGCCATTGATCATTTTAGGTATACTTATCCTTGAATCGGTTATTCTCTTTTTAACTGGATCTGGTTTGCCTTTGGATGATTTTAACATTTATGAGTTTTTAATAACACTGGCATCCTACTTTGTCATTTATTTCTTTGCAGCATGGACCTTATATTTCGGGGAAGAATTTGGATGGCGGGTGTACCTTCAGGACAGGTTATTCCCACTTCTAGGTGGATATAAAGGTGTTCTGGTGCTGGGAATTATATGGGGCATCTGGCATTATCCCATGAATGCCATGGGATACAACTTCCCCGGACAACCCATTCTGGGCAATGCCCTTATGACATTATTCACCATCATCTTTGGCATTATCTTAAGCTACGCAGTGCTGAAGACAGGGAGTGTTTGGATAGCTGTCATAATGCACCTGATCAATAATAAACTGGCAGCTGTTGTTGCAGTATACATTGCCTATTCCACTGATGCCCTGCTGGTTAATACCCTGAGCTGTGTGCTTCTGGGAATATTTGCACTGGTGCTTTTAAGATCTAAAGTGTGGAGGAAAGCTGGAAACCTTCCAGAAACCCCCTGAAAATCCAACAATACTCCAGTATTTTAACATTATTTTTTTAAAAGGGGACACTAGTTTTTTTAAAAAAGAGAACATTATTTTAAAGGGACATAGATTAAAGAAATCACGGAGTGATGCACATTTCCAAACAGAAATCACATGTAAAATCCAAGGTATCCCATTACACTAAAATAACCTTACTGGGAATAATTTTCATATTAATCGGGGTCTCAGGAATTATTCTCTTTATCCGGACCCTGGAATTACTCCAGGTATCCATACTGGCCTTACTGGCCATTGCAGGAGTGATCATATCTGAATATGGATGGTCTAAACGCAAGATTTGGAGTAAAGGGGCTAGGGGTGAGAAGATAGTGGCCCAAAAACTTAAAAAATTACCCAAAAAGTACACTGCTATTCGGGATGTTAAAATACCAAACATGGGTGGTGACATTGACCACGTGGTGGTGGGACCCACTGGGATCTACGTTATTGAAACCAAAAACTACAAACCCACCTACATCCCTGATGAGGACTGCTGGTACCATACATCCGGCAGAGTATCCGATTTAAACCCGGCAAAGCAGGTGAAATTACAGGTCTCAAAGTTGAATAGTTATCTTGAACCCAAAATGAGAAAAAAATCAGGTAAAGCAGTTATTTTCCCAGTAATATCTCCAATAAACCATAATTTAATCTTAAAAAATAAAATAAAGTCTTATGAAATCATTTACCCTGAGAAACTGGTTCATCACATATCCCACCGGCGGAAAATTCTCAATTCCAGTGAGGTTAAGGAGATAATTAATATCTTAGCTGAGTATGGTAGTATAAATTAGATAGGTTAATATAAATTATATCTGGTGGTATAAGTTAGGTAGGGCCTGTAAGATCTTTAAGTATATCTTTTTATGTATAAAAGGACATAACATTTATTCATGAAATACACTATAATCCTTGAAAAAGAAGAAGAAGGAGGTTACTCCGCTCAATGCTTGGAACTTCCAGGGGCAATAAGTCAGGGAGAGTCTAAGGAAGAAGCCATTGAAAATATAAAAGTGGCTATTGAACTTGTGTTAGAAACACTTGATCTGGAAACTAAAAGGTTAAGTAAAGTCAACGAGATCTCCAGGGTGGAATTGAGTGTCTAAGAAGCTGCCCACAGTTTCTGGTAGGCAAACCGTTAAAGCATTGGTAAAATTAGGATTTACAGTTAGAACTGGTAAAGGGGACCATGTTGTTTTGCAAAAGGATCATCGTGTATTCTCGGTTCCTTTACATAAAACTCTTAAGAAAGGAACCTTGCGGAAAATACTTAAAATAGCTGATGTAACTGTTGAAGATTTTAATGAAATGTTGTGATTTACTTATTCATCTCAATTTGCTAAAATATTATTTTTATCTTGAGAATATTTTTTTTTAACTTTTTCATGACTGATGGAGAAATTATTTAGTGGATAATGAAATAACCTAAATTTTTCCCAGATTTTAAATTATTGGGCTGCATTTTAATCAAAAAGACTTATCCGGAAACAGTCTAATGTATGAACAGTCTAATGTATGAACAGTCTAATGTATGAATAGTCTAATGTATGAACAGTCTAATGTATGAACAGTCTAATGTATGAACAGTCTAATGTATGAACAGTCTAATGTATGAACAGTCTAATGTATGAACAGTCTAATGTATGAATAAAAGGTCATCATAGAAAACATAGCGATCATAGAAAATTTCTATGTTTACTATGAATCATAATGTTCATATGATACACTTAGAAAAATAGAAGGAAAAAAGATCATCATTCTCTTTGAAAATCTTATTCAAACCCTGTTTTCTTTTTTGTTAAAATATTCCAGCTGGTCATTAATAACATCACTGAGACTGCACTCGATCTTCCCACCAATCTTCTGGATCTTACGGTTATCACACAGTACCAGTGGAATCTCGGCTGGTCTGAACCTATCTGGATTAAATTCAATATTAATTGGTCTTGAGTCGGTGGTGACTTTAATACCCTTATCCTGGATGGTGTATTCCAGCTGGTCTTCCAGGATCATCTGGTCCACCCTGGTTTTATCGAATTTTACTCCGAAAAGGGGATCGTTATTCAATTGGGCAGGATTATCAATTGTTTTATCTGCATCACCATTAAGGGTTTCAATCCGGTTTACGTTCCATCCTGCCTTCTCCAGTCCTAGTAATATGTAACTTAAGACCGAGTTGCATCGCATGGATCCCTGGTTGTAAACCTCACAGCTCTGGCCCCGGTCTGCCAGCACCTGGTATCCATGGATAATATCAGTTACATGGGACCAGTCCCGGCAGGCATTCAGGTTTCCAATAGTTATCCCGTCTGTTTCCTCGTATTTTATATGGAAAGATAACATGAACTGGACACCTCTGGATGAGAAACAGATGAACTTTTGGTGTGTATCTGGAGTAAATGGTGTATTAAATACCTTATAATCTTAGTGAACTTAAAGTAACTTGTGTAAATAAATACACTTAATTAATGAGTGTACTTGAAGTAACTTGTGTAAATAGATACACTCAATCAGAGAATAGTGAATTGGTATTCAGTTCCAAGTAGATAAAATAAATATGATTGATTATCCTTAACAAAAATTATTTACGCGTGTTAATTACTTGATTAAAATATATTTTTTGGGATGACCTCGTTGAATATTTATTAAACGAGTTTTAAAATATTTTATTCTGTGGGTTTAGTTTTAACATTGTCTTGTCCTCTGCTTGTCAGGTATCCTCCAAGAGCAGCTAAATATATGATGATGGGATATGCGACGAATCTTTCATTGCCTCCAATACCTAGATATGCAATGAATGGATTAGCATCTCCAGAACCCAGGATAATTAGTAGTAGGACAAGTATAAAAGACATTAAACCCATTACTAAGGATACTATAATCATAGGGATATTCAAGTTTAGTCTGTAGCTGAATAGGGTTGCAAGACTTCCAAAGAGGAATGTTACCAGGGCAAAGAGTAAGTGTGTATTTCCAGTGTATTGTGGGAATAATCCAACGCCTATGGCACCTGCTGAAGAAATAGCAAGACAAACTGAGAAAATACGGGAACCGCCACTTTTGAGGATTAAATAGACTGTTGCAAGGCCTAAAATTCCGAAAAGTATAACGCTAACGTTAAAGATGATGGCTGATGGTTCTACTAGGGGTATGGATCCTCCAAGTGTGCTTAATGTGTTGTTTGCAATACTATACCCTGGAAACTGTGTTTCCGCTAGGTTAACTGCTAAAAGATACTGTAAAGCGCTTATGAATAATATAATTCCTGCAATTTTATAATATCCTGTTTCTTGTTTGTTTTCATTTTGAACATTCATAAACCTCACCTTAAACCTACTCCTTTTGACATATTAACGGATAATTTTCAGATATAATAAGTTGTTTCGTTGAAGTCATCCAAAGAATATATCTGTTAAATAACCCATATAAACCTGTTTTATTTAACAATGTGTAAATTTACTGGGTGGTGCTGCTTTTCATGGCTTTGAGGAATATAGTATTGATTTAGAAACTGTTTAAACTGTTTTAATCAGGAAAATTGTGCTGTTAAAGACAGAGTAAGATTTTTAACTGATTATAGGAATTTTTCATCAAAATAAATCTGGATAACTATTATTTTCATAGTTCCTCAGAAAGAATTAGCACAACAATAACAAAGAAAAAAGGATAATAAAAGAGGGGTAGAAATAATCATGGAAAAATAACTTTAAATCATTTAAACTCACCATTAATGAGTTCAACCAGATAATCTCCATAATCCGTCTTCTTAAGAGTTTCAGCCAGTTCCAGAACAGTTTCTGCATCGATCCATCCATTGTTGTAGGCAATCTCTTCCAGACAGGCTACGAAGAAGCCCTGTCTTTTTTGCAGTGCTTCAATGTAGTTACTGGCTTCCAGGAGTCCGTCATGGGTTCCGGTGTCCAGCCAAGCCATTCCCCTTCCTAGTAATTCCACTTTTAACTGTTTCCGTTTAAGGTATTCCTCGTTAACTGAGGTGATCTCCAGCTCTCCCCTATCGGATGGTTTTACGTTTTTAGCTATGTCCACCACGCTGTTATCGTAGAAGTAGAGTCCTGGTATGGCGTAGTTGGACTTGGGATGCGCGGGTTTTTCTTCCAGGGAGATCACGTTACCCTCTTCATCAAATTCAACCACTCCAAAAGCCTTGGGATCCCGTACGTAGTAGCCGAAGATGGTTGCCCCTTTTTCCATGGATGCTGCCCTTTCCAGTATTTCACTGAACCGGTGACCATGGAAAATGTTATCACCCAGTACCAGGGCCACGTTATCATCGCCGATGAATTCTTCACCTACTATGAATGCTTCTGCTAGTCCCCTTGGTTTTTCCTGAACAGCGTAGGAGAAACTGACTCCCAGCTGGCTGCCATCACCCAGGAGATCCTGATATTGGGGAAGGTCCCTTGGTGTGGATATGATCAGTATATCCCTTATACCGGCCAGCATGAGCACTGACAGGGGGTAATAGATCATGGGTTTATCGTAGATTGCCAGTAACTGCTTGGAAACTGCCTTGGTTATGGGATAGAGTCGGGTGCCAGAACCTCCGGCCAGGATAATTCCTTTCATAATCTTGAACCTCTTTAAATCTTCATCAAATAACTCTTTAAATCAAATAACTCTTTAATATTCTTTCTTCAAGATAACTCTTCAACCTTATTCATCAACCAGTTTTCTATCAGAAAAATGATCTTAATACATCTATCATTAAATTTTATTCATTATCATTTCTAGTTTATAATATTTATTTAATTTTGTTAAACTGGTACAGGAAGTTTTATATTTTTAGGGAATTATCTTCAGGCTTCATTTGACAAATTTTATTAAATATCATATATTAAAATAGTATAAGTGATTGTGATGGTTGATGTCGTTAATAAAATAAGGATCCTGGAAGAACTGGCAAAACTTGGAGGGGAAGATGAAGTATTCATCCTCACAATTGATAAGTTAACCCGTTATAAAATGGATAAACTTGATGAGGATCTTAAGGAAATTGAAGCCCAAATGAGATCATTTGAGGAAGAATATGGTCTGGATTCTGATGAATTCATATTGAAATTTGATAAAGGTGAGACTGAGGATAATATTGACTTTATGGAGTGGGCTTCCCTTTATGATATGAAGAAGAGGATCCACAATAGGCTCATGCTCCTTGAGGGTGCCTAGATTGATTCAGAGTTACTTTTCATCAGTTAAAACCGCACTAATACTCTCAACTGCCATTAAACATTATCATATAACTCGAGAGATGGTAAAAGATCTTGAGGGTTACCTGCGTATCCAGGCATCCCTGGTGGATAACGGTCAGATGGATATTTTTATTTATGTCACTTCCAATTTGAAAATAACTCTTGAAAAGTACAGTTTTCACTGGCAGGATAAGGATAAAAAGTTAGTCATGCGCTGGGATAATGCACCTCATCATAGGGAATTGGAAAACTTTCCCCACCATCTGCACCTGGAAGGAGAAACCCGACCTTCGACAGAACCTCATTTTATGG
This window of the Methanobacterium formicicum DSM 3637 genome carries:
- a CDS encoding phenylacetate--CoA ligase family protein gives rise to the protein MVKTFIYKTLKNTLGNFSDNTYQEINNIKSQEDLITFRDKSLKNLILHSYNNVPYYKNIFNEISLSNGREVDLNKFNNLTILNKENIRNNEKKLISKDYNERKWRYNYSGGSTGEPIRFIQDYRYSEYASASNYYYYKNILNIEEPYVKKIIIWGSERDVFKGNIGLKSKMFNWITNTIILNSYKMSTEDMDKYIKKINSYKPDIIRGYSGSLYELCKHIQRKKTKIYSPKVLVGSAETLNSEMRKLIEETFGTKIFDFYGSREVSNLAGECKEGLMHILPPNLIEIVDKNNKPVSTSKTGKVIITNLFNYSMPLLRYQNGDMATLGPKKCKCGSVLPTLKKVDGRITEHFILEDGTVIAGEYFIHLIGLYCSQGSISQFQFIQRDYRDVQILVVTDLLNETAKKNIIEKIKLVMGQNCNIEWNCVLEIPKTPSGKFFYTKSLVSDC
- a CDS encoding CapA family protein; this encodes MVSLIFCGDFAPIKRFEKMVIKKGSDVFGELVKDINKADISFINLEAPACNVNNPILKSGPVIKVNPKCLKSLSQAGFDVIGLANNHINDHGEGGLLETIKSCKKYNLKYVGVGKNIEDAQKPLIIKRKGIKIAIVAVAEHEFCIANNLTAGAAPLDPIDTTYQIKKAQKDSDLVFVTIHGGNEYFQYPRPGLRKVCQYFIDCGVDGIICHHPHVPGAYEFYKDKPIIYSLGNIIFDKINPLPGWCEGYAVLMDFNVENKKLKSLNLIPYRQSIEEGGVKILEDKEKKIFIEKIENYKSNLNDQIKYEKEWNNFCAVQEKNILIFNYLPKNLLIGIFSKIIPVKVFISKNSVSTKLNLIRCESHRELLLSILEKIYNKY
- a CDS encoding nucleotide sugar dehydrogenase, yielding MYQKILEKIKNKKSTICVVGLGYVGLPTAIFFAENGFNVIGVDVNEKKLNMINKGISPLGELGLDERLLKVVQDKKLVAKSNLTGATRKSNIILLIVPTPVTSSKDPDLSYIISAGRDIVKGLDRGKLVVLESTVYPGVTEETLQPILESQGLKAGVDFGLAYCPERYNPGDDAHSLEKVARVIGGITPEWADITHKLYQFIIDEEITVLRNIKTAEAAKVIENTQRDLNIALMNELAMIFEKIGIDVMEVIEGASTKWNFNAYYPGGGVGGHCLPVDPYYLVKKAKELGYHSKVIAAGRTINDYMPKHVFGLVTDALNDNERPVKNSKVVVLGLSYKENVGDARESPSAELIHELEHNQAQITIVDPYIQETAVSGILESDVYTALEDADAMVLMTAHHEFRDIDFEKVKNLMKIPIIIDARRIYNPEKLRKMGFYYSGVGAVNNSH
- a CDS encoding SDR family oxidoreductase produces the protein MVVTGGLGFIGSHIVEELYPDNQVFIVDNEATGKHKNIENFDLDQISLIMGDITAIDLHEIFEGADYVLHQAALPSVPRSVRDPLRSNEANVTGTLKVLIAARDCDVKKVVCASSSSVYGDTPVLPKVETMPLNPKSPYATTKATGELYCQNFKDIYGLNTVCLRYFNVFGPRQDPNSHYAAVIPKFITAIMNGESPVIFGDGEQSRDFTYVKNVVQANILACETNMQGVYNVACGRRTTLNELTGMMGDLLKVDVNPEYTDPRSGDVKHSMADIDKITSHGYSPSNDFKKDLENVIKFFATKK
- a CDS encoding CPBP family intramembrane glutamic endopeptidase, which translates into the protein MENLINRGQLKKELYTFLAITFIATYLLQFYIYHIAGYIPSPPSQVWSTTLALSMFIPATSAIICMIYFKSRALTREVKIVFTFFILYAVLFAYENYCGPVMGSVMNLPALSTIIAVVGMITVIVLNLKKKTREGLSASKLSFGCNRKYYLILPLIILGILILESVILFLTGSGLPLDDFNIYEFLITLASYFVIYFFAAWTLYFGEEFGWRVYLQDRLFPLLGGYKGVLVLGIIWGIWHYPMNAMGYNFPGQPILGNALMTLFTIIFGIILSYAVLKTGSVWIAVIMHLINNKLAAVVAVYIAYSTDALLVNTLSCVLLGIFALVLLRSKVWRKAGNLPETP
- a CDS encoding nuclease-related domain-containing protein; the protein is MHISKQKSHVKSKVSHYTKITLLGIIFILIGVSGIILFIRTLELLQVSILALLAIAGVIISEYGWSKRKIWSKGARGEKIVAQKLKKLPKKYTAIRDVKIPNMGGDIDHVVVGPTGIYVIETKNYKPTYIPDEDCWYHTSGRVSDLNPAKQVKLQVSKLNSYLEPKMRKKSGKAVIFPVISPINHNLILKNKIKSYEIIYPEKLVHHISHRRKILNSSEVKEIINILAEYGSIN
- a CDS encoding type II toxin-antitoxin system HicB family antitoxin — its product is MKYTIILEKEEEGGYSAQCLELPGAISQGESKEEAIENIKVAIELVLETLDLETKRLSKVNEISRVELSV
- a CDS encoding type II toxin-antitoxin system HicA family toxin, producing the protein MSKKLPTVSGRQTVKALVKLGFTVRTGKGDHVVLQKDHRVFSVPLHKTLKKGTLRKILKIADVTVEDFNEML